The DNA region CATCTATTTGTTGCTTCGTGCTCCCTGAATCGTCCACCTTGATAGTAACGCGTAGAACGCCGTTGTCCATGGTTGCGCTGATCCCGTCAGGCTTGTAGTTGCTCGGTAGCTGAAAGCGGCGAGCAAAGTAACCAGACACCCGCTCGGTAACGAggctcttcgttttcccctcgtcgtcctccttcACGTCTTTAGCGGCCTTCTCACCTATAtcagagaaagaacgaatCCAGATTTCAGTTTTCTTTGCTCTTCCCCGTCCCACTTTGAATGGCAGCCGGGGGCACTCGATCTTGTCGCCGGTTCGTTTCGACCAACTCCGCTCCGTCATCGCTGCAGATTCTCGTGTATGTCGCTGTATGTGTTTCACTATCCGTGGCACCTCAGTCTGCATGTTTCGATAATGACACCACCTACTGCAATTTTAGAGTCTACCTGGGCTAGCAGCTGAGCTGTTGACTGACCTTTGATAACAAGAGCCCCGTTGTCTACTTCTATGGTAACGTCATCCTTCTGAAGGCCCGGCAAGTCGGCTAAGATAAccatctccttcttcttgctgTCGAACTCCACGTCAACTCTCGGTCTCCATGTGATGTCGTCCATCATCTCGTTGGCGGTAAGCGCAGTCTCAAATATCATATCGTCGATAGGGTTGGCGCTCAAGCCTCCCCATAGCTGCCATGACGCGTCAGCATATGAACACAGTCTTCTAATGGGAGATTCCGCACGGCAGTCCCAAGCTCCTATCTATTCTTACCTACCTCATGCCTACATTTTCACCCGAAGTGCGCGATTCGTACAGAGTCGGAGACAATGATACGCGACACTCGCTATCTCACCACCTCTCGTCCTCTACCTACCTTCAGGTCACCCTGTGTGTCACCCAACACCACCGTTGCGTGTACGTGTCCATGAAACGCCTAACTGTAACCCAGCACGCCAACTCCCTTTCAAAACAACGCTTGTTTGGCGCTGCGGAGAGGCTGTCTTACCAGCGGAGGGAGGCATGCAAGAGCCAAGGGGCCCGCCTCATCCATGAAGTCGAGCTGCACACCTCACACAAATTCCGGTCTACAGTTACCGTCAAAATAGGCACCTGTTGTTGGTTTTCAGTAACTTTGACGTCACTCCTCGGTTCTCGCGGAGACACACCTCTTCCCTCCGGAAAACGCTTGTCTAAAAAACCGCCGTCCTCATGACAAAACCCTTAGTCAATAGATTCGCGGAAACTCGacctgcctctcctcgccagcaAAGTGCCGAGTTGCTCTTCTTTGAAATTAACGCTGCTCAGCTCCGAGCTGACGACACCTTCATCCCAACACCAATGCGAACCCGACTTCCAGATGATGACACATAACGCTGCACATCGCAACTTTCCGACTACGGCGCCGCGTGTGCTCCATTCCTATCGTCCCTTGTTTACGTAATTTTGTTTTGAATGACGAACAATTGAGTACCGGCAGACGACACGCTCTggctggtctctctctgtaccGATGTCTATTTGACAGTGTCTCCCCGTACCTGTTGAGAGGCAACGGGTCTAACATTCTTGTCGTGCGTAAGCCTGCTCCTGAGGTCATCGTAACAGGAGAAATGGGAGTGAGGGCCCGACGGATGGAACGAACGCATGGGACAGACCCCGCTCGGCGCGATGGACGAGCAAGGGTGCTTTGTGCATCCCGGCGGGCATGCTCCCGGGGGATGATTTGTTGGTGGAGCCATTTTGTGAACTCTTCTCAAAAGTCCAACAGAGAACCCTTCCAAAACAGGTAActcgagaagctgcgagGCCACCTCGTTGAGGGTGGGCGTCCGAAGGCGACAAGACCGGCGCGAATAACAAAAGAGAATGTTCTGATAACGCCGCTTCGAGTCACAGGTCTACGACTCCACCTGTAGCTATCTTGCCCAGGTCTTCCACTTTTTGTATATTCGACAGCTCTCTGCTCACACCTCTCAACCTAATAATATGTTTGCGCACAACACAGAGTAGCTCATATGATCTTCCCACTCGGCTGTGTCCACGACAAACGCAGGCCGGGTGGATAGACAACGCCGCAACAGACATATTGCGCCGCCTCGTGACCGGGAGACTGGAGGAACGGGAAGGCGTGCGAC from Neospora caninum Liverpool complete genome, chromosome VIIb includes:
- a CDS encoding putative bradyzoite antigen, with the protein product MAPPTNHPPGACPPGCTKHPCSSIAPSGVCPMRSFHPSGPHSHFSCYDDLRSRLTHDKNVRPVASQQLDFMDEAGPLALACLPPLLWGGLSANPIDDMIFETALTANEMMDDITWRPRVDVEFDSKKKEMVILADLPGLQKDDVTIEVDNGALVIKGEKAAKDVKEDDEGKTKSLVTERVSGYFARRFQLPSNYKPDGISATMDNGVLRVTIKVDDSGSTKQQIDVK